The following coding sequences lie in one Pan paniscus chromosome X, NHGRI_mPanPan1-v2.0_pri, whole genome shotgun sequence genomic window:
- the LOC129395329 gene encoding sperm protein associated with the nucleus on the X chromosome C-like yields the protein MYTMGQQSSAGGVKRSTPCESNEVNETMPETSRGDSQPEPAPKKSKASDSSTVLVLSYRREVRRRYSVSDELVNDHSRENRVNRLQIDEEEFTQISVQTAANQKEDAAVNLGQ from the exons ATGTATACAATGGGCCAACAATCCAGTGCTGGCGGGGTGAAGAGAAGCACCCCGTGTGAATCCAACGAGGTGAATGAGACG ATGCCAGAGACGTCAAGGGGGGACTCACAGCCAGAACCCGCTCCTAAGAAATCAAAAGCATCGGACTCCTCGACCGTATTAGTGCTTTCCTACAGGAGAGAGGTTAGAAGACGTTACTCCGTCTCCGATGAATTGGTGAATGACCACTCCCGAGAGAACCGAGTCAACCGCCTCCAAATAGACGAGGAAGAATTCACGCAGATTTCTGTGCAAACAGCTGCAAACCAGAAGGAAGATGCTGCCGTTAACCTTgggcaatga